Part of the Chitinophagales bacterium genome is shown below.
TACGCCCTACAAAGATGCCTGGGAATTGCAAGAGGAATATTTCAATCAGATTGTAAGCGAAAAGAAAAACAAAGGGCATATGCCCGGCAAAGCGCAAAAGGATTTTACCAATAATTATTTAATATTTTGCGAGCATCCGCACGTGATTACACTTGGCAAATCAGGAAAGAAAGAACACCTTTTACTGAATGATGCACTTTTGGAAAAACACAAAGTGGATTTTTTTTCTATCAATAGGGGCGGGGATATCACCTATCACGGACCGGAGCAAATCGTAGCTTATCCGGTGATTAATTTGGATAATTTCTTTAGCGATATCCACAAGTATATGCGCAATTTGGAGGAAGTAATTATTCGAGTATTGGATGAATATGGAATCGAAGGAGAGCGCATTGAGGGCGCAACGGGCGTGTGGCTGGACAAGGACAATCCTGCAAAGTGTCGTAAAATATGTGCTATGGGCGTGCGCACCAGCCGGTGGGTGGCCATGCATGGTTTGGCATTGAATGTAAATAATGATCTTTCATTTTTCGACTTTATTATTCCCTGCGGAATTTCCGATAAAAAAGTGAGCTCACTTAAGCAGGAACTGGGCAGAACAATTGA
Proteins encoded:
- the lipB gene encoding lipoyl(octanoyl) transferase LipB, which produces MVPIQLIDIGITPYKDAWELQEEYFNQIVSEKKNKGHMPGKAQKDFTNNYLIFCEHPHVITLGKSGKKEHLLLNDALLEKHKVDFFSINRGGDITYHGPEQIVAYPVINLDNFFSDIHKYMRNLEEVIIRVLDEYGIEGERIEGATGVWLDKDNPAKCRKICAMGVRTSRWVAMHGLALNVNNDLSFFDFIIPCGISDKKVSSLKQELGRTIDKAEVKAKILKHFGTIFNAEFVRISINA